The nucleotide sequence TGGATCGTGCTCCCACCAAAACAAGGACTTTATAACCCAGACTTTGAACATGACGCATGCGGCATCGGGTTTGTTGCCCATGTTGAAGGAACGGCTTCCCATAGTATTGTTAAACAAGGTTTATCGATGCTTTGCCGCCTAGAGCACCGTGGCGGCCAGGGAAGTGATCCACTTACAGGAGATGGAGCAGGGATCATGGTCCAGCTTCCACATGAATTTTTTCAACTAGCTTGTTCACAACTGAGCATACCGAATAAAGGAGAATATGGTGTTGGAATGCTCTTTTTGCCAAGAGAGTCTGAAAAAAAGAGAAAATATGAAAACATGTTGAATGACATCGTTGCAGAAGAAGGGCAGGAGGTGCTTGGCTGGCGCACGGTACCTGCTGATGGCACTGCGCTTGGAGAAAAAGCAAAGAGAAGCCAGCCCGCCATTCGACAAGTTTTTATAAAAAAATCAGACAGCGAAATGAATGAGCAGGACTTTGAACGCAAGCTGTATGTAATTCGCAGAAGAGCAGAAAAAGCTGTTAGGGAGAAAGAAATGCCCTGTGACGAAACTTTTTACTTTTCCAGTCTGTCTGCCCGGACAATTGTTTATAAAGGCATGCTGACGCCGGATCAGCTTCTTGCCTTTTACTTGGACTTACAGAATCCTATTTTTCAATCAGCATTTGCACTTGTCCACTCCCGCTTTAGCACAAACACGTTCCCGAGCTGGGAAAGAGCCCATCCCAACCGCTACTTGATTCATAATGGTGAAATTAACACGTTAACAGGCAATGTAAATTGGATGAGAGCGCGTGAACAGCTCCTGACAGCAGACCCGTTTGGCACAGATATAAGCAAAGTTTTACCGATTATTGATGAAGATGGGAGCGATTCGTCTGCCTTTGATAATTGCCTGGAATTTTTAACCTTATTCGGCCGTTCCCTCGCGCATGCTGCCATGATGATGGTTCCGCAGCCGTGGGAAAAAGATGAGTCCATGGATGACGCATTAAGAGCTTTTTACGAATATCACAGCCATTTAATGGAGCCGTGGGATGGCCCGGCCGCCTTTGCTTTCACAAATGGGCTTCAGATTGGAGCGATGCTGGACCGTAATGGTCTGCGTCCAGCCCGCTACTATATAACAAAAGATAATATGATCATCTTTTCTTCGGAGGCCGGTGTGATTGAAATAGAAGAGGAGAAGATTAGCAGAAAAGAAAGACTGAGCCCGGGGAGTATGTTGCTTGTTGATTTAGCAGAGGGGCGGATTATAGAGGACGAGGAAGTAAAACGACAAGTTTCGGCGAGTGGTCCTTATCGTGAATGGCTTAATAAGGAATGTCTCAACATAGAACAGCTACCGGCCCCTCGCAAGCAGCCCGTTCTGTCTACAGCTGACCTCTTACAACTGCAACAGGTCTTTGGATATACGTATGAAGAACTGGTCAAACACTTAATTCCAATGGCAGTTGAAAAGAAAGAGGCGATTGCCTCCATGGGCAATGACACTCCTTTAGCCGTACTCTCAAACGCCCCCCAGCTTTTATATAACTATTTTAAACAACTGTTCGCTCAAGTGACGAATCCCCCTATCGATGCGATCCGTGAAGAGTTTGTTACTTCTACAATGACCTTTCTTGGAGCGGAGGGAAGCTTGCTTGAAGCGCAATCGAAAAGTTGCCGTCATATCCGCCTAAAAACACCTATTTGTTCAAATGAGGAATTGGCAAAGCTGCGTGATAACAAGATGAAGTCCTTTCAGGCCAAAACTTTCCCGATGTTATTTGAAGCAGAAGGAGGAACAGGAACATTACAAAAGGCATTACACACACTATTTCATTCTATAGACCAGGAAATTGAAAAAGGAATAACACTTGTTATTTTATCCGATCAGCCTGTTAGTAAAAATCTAGCACCGATTCCGGCTTTGCTGGCGGTTAGCGGGCTGCACCAGCACTTAGTGCGCCGGGGGACGCGCGCAAAGGTCAGTATTATAGCTGAAACCGGTGAAGCGCGTGATGTCCATCAGTTGTGCCTGCTGATTGGCTACGGGGCAGATGTGGTTAATCCATATCTCGCTTATGCCTCTATTAAAGAAATGGTAAAGCAGGGCGAGATTCAACAGATTAGCTGCACTGAGGCTGTTGAGAACTATATTCAAGCAGCTACAAGTGGGATTGTAAAAGTGCTGTCGAAGATGGGGATTTCGACGATACAGAGTTATCGGGGAGCCCAGATTTTTGAAGCTATCGGTGTTCACAAGTCTGTTATTGAGCACTATTTTACAGGTACAGCCGCCCGGCTTGGGGGAATCAAAATAGAAACGATTGCCGCAGAAACACTCATGCGTCATGAAAAAGCATTTTGCAGAGAGCAAAGTGAAACGCTTGAATCCGGGAGTGATTTTCAATGGCGCCATGGTGGTGAGGCTCATGCCTTTCGTCCGACGACGATTCATCTGCTGCAGCGAGCTTGTCGGGCGAACGACTATGAGTTGTACAAAAAGTATGCAGAGAAGGCGAATGAAGAGCAGCTTGTTTTTCTTCGCGGATTGCTCCAATTCAAAAAAACCTCCCCTATCCCAATTGATGAAGTAGAGTCCGTTGAGGCGATTTGCCGCCGTTTTAAAACAGGCGCGATGTCCTATGGTTCATTAAGTGAAGAGGCGCATGAAACGCTGGCTATTGCGATGAATCGGATTGGCGGAAAAAGCAATAGTGGAGAAGGTGGCGAACATGCCCGCCGGTTTGTTCCTGATGAAAACGGTGATTTGCGTCGCAGCGCAATTAAACAGGTTGCATCCGGCCGGTTTGGTGTAACGAGCCATTATTTGATGAATGCGGATGAAATTCAAATCAAGATGGCCCAAGGAGCCAAACCAGGAGAAGGTGGACAGCTGCCGGGAAGTAAAGTGTATCCGTGGATTGCGGAGGTGCGCGGCTCTACACCTGGAGTGGGGCTAATTTCTCCCCCTCCCCATCATGATATTTATTCGATTGAAGATCTTGCCCAACTCATTCATGACTTAAAAAGCGCAAATCCTTATG is from Bacillus sp. PK3_68 and encodes:
- the gltB gene encoding glutamate synthase large subunit codes for the protein MKWIVLPPKQGLYNPDFEHDACGIGFVAHVEGTASHSIVKQGLSMLCRLEHRGGQGSDPLTGDGAGIMVQLPHEFFQLACSQLSIPNKGEYGVGMLFLPRESEKKRKYENMLNDIVAEEGQEVLGWRTVPADGTALGEKAKRSQPAIRQVFIKKSDSEMNEQDFERKLYVIRRRAEKAVREKEMPCDETFYFSSLSARTIVYKGMLTPDQLLAFYLDLQNPIFQSAFALVHSRFSTNTFPSWERAHPNRYLIHNGEINTLTGNVNWMRAREQLLTADPFGTDISKVLPIIDEDGSDSSAFDNCLEFLTLFGRSLAHAAMMMVPQPWEKDESMDDALRAFYEYHSHLMEPWDGPAAFAFTNGLQIGAMLDRNGLRPARYYITKDNMIIFSSEAGVIEIEEEKISRKERLSPGSMLLVDLAEGRIIEDEEVKRQVSASGPYREWLNKECLNIEQLPAPRKQPVLSTADLLQLQQVFGYTYEELVKHLIPMAVEKKEAIASMGNDTPLAVLSNAPQLLYNYFKQLFAQVTNPPIDAIREEFVTSTMTFLGAEGSLLEAQSKSCRHIRLKTPICSNEELAKLRDNKMKSFQAKTFPMLFEAEGGTGTLQKALHTLFHSIDQEIEKGITLVILSDQPVSKNLAPIPALLAVSGLHQHLVRRGTRAKVSIIAETGEARDVHQLCLLIGYGADVVNPYLAYASIKEMVKQGEIQQISCTEAVENYIQAATSGIVKVLSKMGISTIQSYRGAQIFEAIGVHKSVIEHYFTGTAARLGGIKIETIAAETLMRHEKAFCREQSETLESGSDFQWRHGGEAHAFRPTTIHLLQRACRANDYELYKKYAEKANEEQLVFLRGLLQFKKTSPIPIDEVESVEAICRRFKTGAMSYGSLSEEAHETLAIAMNRIGGKSNSGEGGEHARRFVPDENGDLRRSAIKQVASGRFGVTSHYLMNADEIQIKMAQGAKPGEGGQLPGSKVYPWIAEVRGSTPGVGLISPPPHHDIYSIEDLAQLIHDLKSANPYARVSVKLVAKAGVGTIAAGVAKGLADAILISGSEGGTGAAPRTSIKHAGIPWEIGLAETHQTLLLNDLRDRVVVEADGKLMTGRDVVMATLLGAEEYGFATAPLVVLGCVLVRACHLNTCPVGIATQNPALREQFLGKPEHVENFMRFIAQDVREIMAELGFRTINEMVGRTDVLIKSERANTHWKAKDLDLSALLYTPSSAKVVAMHNCRTQNHRLEQSLDYREMLRVCQPALEQQRPVKASFSIQNVDRTVGTMLGSEITERYGKEGLPADTIQLKFTGSAGQSFGAFLPNGATMTLVGEANDYVGKGLSGGKIIVKTSEKSIFVPEQNTIIGNVAFYGGTAGEAYIGGLAGERFGVRNSGVSAVVEGIGDHGCEYMTGGRIVILGSVGKNFAAGMSGGTAYVYVKQRATFLKNCNQELVYLESLQVNEEQEEVKQLILNHYHYTNSSSAWRILQNWEKHLTRWVKVIPKEYKRMIEDGESPVALTR